In bacterium, a single genomic region encodes these proteins:
- the rplL gene encoding 50S ribosomal protein L7/L12, with protein MAVSREDVLDYLANANMIEIGELVKDIKSKFGVEIAAPVAVAAVGGGAPAGGGTAAAAEEKTEFTAKLTNAGDKKIQVIKVLRELTNLGLKEAKDLVDGAPAVVKEGVSKDEAEKIKAKFAEVGATIDIV; from the coding sequence ATGGCAGTTTCAAGAGAAGATGTGCTCGACTATTTGGCCAATGCCAATATGATCGAAATCGGCGAGCTCGTCAAAGACATTAAGAGTAAATTCGGCGTAGAAATCGCTGCACCGGTTGCGGTAGCTGCGGTTGGCGGCGGAGCGCCTGCAGGCGGTGGTACGGCTGCTGCAGCTGAAGAAAAAACAGAATTTACTGCAAAATTAACTAACGCAGGCGATAAGAAAATTCAGGTCATCAAAGTTCTTCGTGAATTGACTAACCTCGGCCTGAAAGAAGCGAAAGACCTCGTGGACGGCGCTCCGGCGGTTGTCAAAGAAGGTGTTTCAAAAGACGAAGCTGAGAAAATCAAAGCTAAATTTGCCGAAGTCGGTGCAACGATTGACATCGTATAA